One window from the genome of Pararhizobium gei encodes:
- a CDS encoding IS630 family transposase (programmed frameshift), with protein sequence MGSAISLRSDFDGARLRLLARQTRDADQARRLLALASIYDGGSRADAARLGSVTVQIVRDWVVRFNERGPAGLINGKAPGKPSLLNDEQRTALAQAIERGPTPYLDGVVRWRLCDLAQWIWEEFRISVSEETLGREVRAMGYRKLSARPRHHAQDAEAAEAFKKNFPAAVAEIAAGPAKGKVIEIWFQDEARIGQKNKITRRWAKRGSRPSAPHDQRTRSAYIFGAICPKHGKAAALVMPWCDTHAMNQHLIEISRNVAVHAHAVLIMDQAGWHMSNNLVVPENITILPLPPKSPELNPVENIWQFMRDNWLSNRVFKSYEDIVDHCCYAWRTLQQRPWKIMSIGRRKWAQGF encoded by the exons ATGGGTTCAGCGATTTCTTTGCGATCGGACTTCGACGGAGCCAGGTTGCGGCTTCTGGCTCGGCAGACACGCGATGCCGATCAGGCACGGCGGCTTCTGGCACTTGCATCGATCTATGATGGCGGCTCACGCGCCGATGCCGCCCGGCTTGGCAGTGTGACGGTTCAGATCGTGCGCGACTGGGTGGTGCGCTTCAATGAACGCGGTCCCGCCGGCCTTATCAACGGCAAGGCCCCGGGCAAACCTTCTCTCCTGAACGATGAACAGCGAACGGCTTTGGCGCAAGCCATAGAGCGCGGACCGACCCCGTATCTGGATGGAGTCGTTCGCTGGCGTCTGTGTGATCTGGCGCAATGGATTTGGGAAGAGTTCCGCATCTCGGTGAGCGAGGAGACCCTGGGCCGCGAAGTGCGTGCCATGGGCTATCGCAAGCTCTCGGCTCGCCCAAGACATCATGCGCAGGATGCCGAGGCGGCCGAGGCATTTAAAAAAA ACTTCCCCGCCGCTGTGGCAGAAATCGCCGCAGGTCCCGCCAAGGGCAAAGTAATCGAAATCTGGTTCCAGGACGAAGCCCGGATAGGCCAGAAGAACAAGATCACGCGTCGTTGGGCCAAGCGGGGCTCAAGGCCGTCCGCGCCGCACGACCAGCGAACCCGATCGGCCTATATCTTCGGTGCCATCTGTCCCAAGCACGGCAAGGCCGCCGCTCTCGTCATGCCGTGGTGCGACACCCATGCCATGAACCAGCACCTGATCGAGATATCCCGCAACGTCGCCGTTCATGCACACGCCGTCCTCATCATGGATCAGGCCGGATGGCACATGTCCAACAATCTCGTCGTTCCAGAAAACATCACCATCCTGCCACTGCCGCCCAAATCGCCCGAGTTGAACCCGGTCGAAAACATCTGGCAGTTCATGAGGGACAACTGGCTCTCAAACCGAGTCTTCAAATCCTACGAGGATATCGTCGACCACTGCTGCTACGCTTGGAGAACCCTCCAGCAACGACCATGGAAGATCATGTCAATCGGCCGACGCAAATGGGCGCAAGGGTTCTAA
- a CDS encoding helix-turn-helix domain-containing protein: MELQHLFGANVRHHRKAKGWTLERLADEVGVTQETIGKIERGKAAPLFDTAEKIAAALDVPATALFGANALPGTGERARLLAEIHRTLSRMNEDQLDRASKMLKAFVG, encoded by the coding sequence ATGGAACTCCAACATCTCTTCGGCGCAAACGTTCGCCACCACCGCAAAGCCAAGGGCTGGACGCTTGAGCGTCTGGCCGACGAGGTCGGCGTGACTCAGGAAACAATCGGGAAGATCGAACGAGGTAAGGCTGCGCCGCTTTTCGATACCGCCGAGAAAATCGCAGCGGCATTGGACGTGCCAGCTACAGCTCTTTTCGGAGCGAATGCTTTGCCTGGGACTGGCGAACGAGCACGGCTACTCGCCGAGATTCATCGAACTCTTTCGCGCATGAATGAAGACCAGTTGGACCGCGCATCTAAAATGCTGAAGGCCTTCGTAGGGTAG
- a CDS encoding DNA-primase RepB domain-containing protein, with protein sequence MTNTSENVLKPNVRQAWEFLNWLSPSGPHRVETIVSEGQGRLGVRTFVADDYEAFARFVEDENSPDTKRNLYFLASAPFLTGNRAKENIPVTNILQVDIDSKDFSGTESEKLEQAISLVLDPNVRPKGVPAPTAVCFTGGGYQAFWKLREPIETALAEELNASLIAVLNGDVGTHDVSHLMRLPGGVNWLNDNKRAKGRQPALSLFIEPANTKKPPVLHEVADFRIKRQKPGFGASGQKLADDIEAVGEPEPLPDDMSEIFPSDPKWAEVLMTGDDPPGKVYRSRSELVHAFTIRMLSHGMKPGHLLSILTDPAFGISAHILDQPKPLAYAKRQVASAQAYLLEHADETGADGKPEILILPGQLPFAVSRAERALIDAGVPVYQRYDSLVRVVKLPDGNSEDGIRRDNGALILKPIATAWLRERFAIVASWVKVNAKGAKVAADPPPDAANVYLARAGEWEVPFLQAVTQIPTLRTDGSILQEPGYDPRSAILYDPGTVEYQVVPENPSKEEAQAALELLFKPFRDFCFARPVDRSVAMAAVLTALVRRMFPSAPLFIIEAPTAGTGKSLFCETLGIIAMGHKPAMMSQGKTSEEQEKRLSSVLMAGDPVIVIDNCDRPIEGDFLCSMLTQEWVQPRILGRSEMLRLPTRNLVVATGNNPEVAGDVTRRTLKCRLDAQVERPDQLQYDFDPRDEAYADRAKLVVAGLTVMRAYIFAGRPMPLDKIGSFEQWNVVREALVWLGMPDPTETRQQIFDDDPRKGELIDLLRLWWKAFVGERLTLSDLYQPSLIRTLAPICVGRLT encoded by the coding sequence ATGACTAACACCTCCGAAAACGTATTGAAACCCAATGTGCGCCAAGCTTGGGAATTTCTCAATTGGCTTTCGCCAAGCGGGCCACATCGTGTCGAAACCATTGTCAGTGAAGGACAAGGACGCCTCGGCGTCCGCACCTTCGTTGCGGATGACTACGAGGCCTTCGCGCGGTTTGTCGAAGACGAGAATTCGCCGGATACCAAGCGCAATCTCTACTTTCTGGCCAGTGCGCCTTTCTTGACCGGCAATCGGGCCAAGGAAAATATCCCGGTGACGAATATTTTGCAGGTGGACATCGATAGCAAGGACTTCTCCGGAACGGAAAGTGAAAAGCTGGAGCAAGCGATATCGTTGGTTTTGGACCCGAACGTGAGGCCGAAAGGCGTTCCAGCACCGACCGCTGTTTGCTTTACCGGAGGCGGCTACCAAGCTTTCTGGAAGCTTCGCGAGCCCATCGAAACGGCTTTGGCGGAAGAGTTGAACGCCAGCCTGATCGCCGTATTGAACGGTGATGTCGGCACACACGACGTAAGCCACCTCATGCGGCTTCCAGGTGGCGTGAACTGGCTCAACGACAACAAGCGCGCCAAAGGCAGACAACCGGCACTGTCACTGTTTATAGAGCCGGCCAATACAAAAAAGCCTCCGGTTCTTCATGAGGTCGCCGACTTCAGGATCAAGAGACAGAAGCCAGGGTTCGGCGCATCAGGGCAAAAGCTGGCGGATGATATCGAAGCGGTTGGTGAACCCGAACCTCTGCCGGACGATATGAGCGAGATTTTCCCCAGCGACCCGAAATGGGCCGAAGTTCTCATGACCGGTGATGATCCGCCCGGCAAGGTTTATCGAAGCCGCTCCGAACTGGTTCATGCGTTCACCATTCGAATGCTCTCGCATGGTATGAAACCGGGGCATCTGCTGTCGATATTGACCGATCCGGCTTTTGGGATAAGCGCCCATATTCTGGATCAACCCAAACCGCTCGCGTATGCGAAAAGGCAGGTCGCATCGGCGCAGGCCTATCTTCTCGAACATGCGGACGAAACGGGTGCGGACGGGAAACCGGAAATTCTCATCTTGCCGGGTCAGTTGCCGTTCGCCGTAAGCCGGGCGGAGCGGGCGCTTATCGACGCCGGTGTTCCGGTGTACCAGCGCTACGACTCTCTTGTGCGAGTGGTGAAGTTGCCGGATGGCAATAGTGAAGATGGGATTCGGCGGGACAATGGCGCGCTCATCCTGAAGCCGATTGCGACTGCGTGGCTTCGCGAACGGTTTGCCATCGTGGCTAGTTGGGTCAAGGTGAACGCCAAAGGCGCGAAGGTGGCTGCCGATCCGCCGCCGGATGCCGCGAATGTTTATCTTGCGCGGGCTGGCGAATGGGAAGTGCCGTTTCTACAAGCGGTCACGCAAATTCCGACGTTGAGGACCGACGGTTCGATCTTGCAGGAGCCGGGCTATGATCCGCGCTCGGCGATCCTGTACGATCCAGGCACGGTCGAATATCAGGTGGTGCCCGAGAACCCTAGCAAGGAAGAGGCGCAAGCAGCGCTGGAATTGTTGTTCAAGCCGTTCCGAGATTTTTGCTTCGCTCGCCCGGTAGACAGAAGCGTCGCCATGGCCGCCGTCCTGACGGCGCTCGTGAGGAGAATGTTTCCATCCGCGCCTCTCTTCATAATTGAAGCACCAACAGCGGGCACCGGCAAGTCTCTTTTCTGTGAAACGCTTGGCATTATCGCAATGGGCCACAAGCCGGCGATGATGTCGCAGGGCAAGACCTCGGAAGAACAGGAAAAGCGTCTTTCGTCCGTGCTTATGGCTGGCGACCCCGTGATCGTCATCGACAATTGCGACCGTCCTATCGAAGGCGATTTCTTGTGCTCCATGTTGACTCAGGAATGGGTGCAGCCACGCATATTGGGCAGGTCGGAAATGTTGCGCTTGCCGACGCGGAATCTTGTTGTTGCGACCGGCAATAACCCGGAAGTGGCGGGCGACGTGACCCGACGGACGCTCAAATGCCGACTGGACGCGCAGGTCGAGAGACCGGACCAACTGCAATACGACTTCGACCCGAGAGACGAAGCCTATGCGGATCGAGCAAAGCTTGTCGTCGCTGGTCTGACGGTCATGCGCGCGTATATCTTTGCCGGTCGTCCGATGCCCCTCGATAAGATCGGCTCATTCGAGCAATGGAATGTCGTTCGGGAAGCCTTGGTATGGCTTGGCATGCCTGATCCTACAGAAACTCGGCAGCAGATTTTCGACGACGACCCTCGCAAAGGTGAATTGATCGACCTGTTGCGCTTATGGTGGAAGGCATTTGTTGGCGAAAGGCTTACGCTATCCGATTTATACCAACCGTCACTGATTAGAACCCTTGCGCCCATTTGCGTCGGCCGATTGACATGA
- a CDS encoding NAD(P)H-dependent flavin oxidoreductase, with amino-acid sequence MSLPAILRGTTRIPVVAAPLFIISHPALTLAQCKAGVVGSFPALNARPEAQLDEWLAQITQELAAHNASHPDRPAAPFAVNQIVHKSNTRLEHDLMLCVKYKVPIVISSLGAVPEVNAAIHSYGGIVLHDVINNRHASSAIRKGADGLIAVAAGAGGHAGTLSPFALVQEVRSWFDGPLLLSGAISTGGAILAAQAMGADMAYIGSSFIATHEARATDVYKQMIVDSSAGDIVYSNFFTGIHGNYLRQSIAASGLNPDDLPQADPSKMDFETAATGAKAWKDIWGCGQGIGAVTEIAPVATLVDRLAREYEDARKRLAL; translated from the coding sequence TTGTCCTTGCCAGCCATTCTCCGCGGCACGACGCGCATACCCGTCGTTGCTGCACCTTTGTTTATCATTTCTCACCCCGCCCTGACGCTGGCACAGTGCAAGGCAGGCGTCGTCGGATCGTTTCCAGCCCTCAATGCCCGCCCGGAAGCACAGCTTGACGAATGGCTGGCGCAGATCACGCAAGAGCTCGCGGCGCACAATGCCAGCCATCCCGACAGGCCCGCGGCGCCCTTCGCCGTCAACCAGATCGTGCACAAGTCCAACACGCGGCTCGAGCACGACTTGATGCTCTGCGTCAAATACAAAGTGCCGATCGTCATTTCCTCGCTCGGCGCCGTGCCGGAGGTCAATGCGGCGATCCATTCCTACGGGGGAATCGTGTTGCACGACGTCATCAACAACCGCCATGCCAGTTCGGCCATCCGCAAGGGAGCAGATGGATTGATCGCCGTTGCCGCCGGCGCCGGCGGCCATGCCGGGACATTGTCGCCCTTTGCACTTGTTCAGGAAGTCCGCAGTTGGTTCGACGGGCCTCTCCTGCTGTCCGGCGCGATTTCGACCGGCGGTGCTATACTTGCAGCCCAGGCGATGGGTGCCGACATGGCCTATATCGGCTCCTCTTTCATCGCCACTCATGAAGCGCGCGCCACCGACGTCTACAAGCAGATGATCGTGGACAGCAGCGCCGGCGACATCGTCTATTCCAATTTCTTCACAGGCATCCACGGCAATTATCTGAGACAATCCATTGCCGCCTCAGGCCTGAACCCGGATGACCTGCCGCAAGCAGACCCCTCCAAGATGGATTTTGAGACGGCTGCCACCGGCGCCAAGGCGTGGAAGGACATCTGGGGATGCGGTCAGGGAATCGGCGCCGTGACAGAGATTGCCCCCGTCGCCACCCTCGTTGACCGGCTCGCCCGCGAATATGAGGATGCCCGAAAAAGGCTGGCGCTTTGA
- a CDS encoding DUF4238 domain-containing protein, translating to MHAINKWTLAQFECDSYSQCRLKDGSTNEHLEEPRAIELFLKDIEPRYNNTLKLIRKREIDREAVYTIAGLISYIEGCSPAGVRIAKSIVEKSIEALGSLIAAKNINPESPHLAQLDLTDDALRVIKAQVGHKYAHSFGITKLIERLHLLANSQWDFIFSKPSDSTFFTSDFPVAIEASDDEPRFNDRIFPLAPDIAVRIRINIDYDYDGIKNFNFFRYNFMEAQKQEIYSFNKSIVMCAENTLYYRDDDPWVLPFVDKNRFFRIAAILQHMPIGARDFLTTKIQVCAYAPDL from the coding sequence ATGCATGCTATCAACAAATGGACTTTGGCTCAATTTGAATGCGATAGCTACAGCCAATGCCGCTTGAAGGATGGAAGCACGAACGAGCACCTTGAAGAGCCACGAGCTATAGAATTATTCCTCAAGGACATAGAGCCTAGATATAACAATACACTGAAATTAATTCGGAAAAGGGAAATAGATAGAGAAGCTGTTTACACTATCGCAGGTCTAATTTCCTATATTGAAGGTTGTTCGCCAGCAGGCGTACGCATAGCAAAAAGTATTGTTGAGAAATCGATTGAGGCGCTTGGCAGTCTTATTGCCGCAAAGAACATCAATCCAGAATCGCCACATTTAGCTCAACTTGACTTAACGGATGACGCCCTGCGTGTGATAAAGGCTCAAGTGGGCCATAAATATGCACACTCTTTCGGCATCACCAAGCTGATTGAGCGCCTACATCTGCTCGCAAACTCCCAATGGGATTTTATTTTCAGCAAACCATCCGATAGCACTTTCTTTACAAGTGATTTTCCTGTCGCAATTGAAGCTTCAGATGACGAGCCTCGCTTTAATGACCGCATTTTCCCCCTGGCACCGGATATCGCGGTTCGCATCAGAATCAATATTGACTACGATTATGACGGCATCAAAAATTTTAATTTTTTTAGATATAATTTCATGGAAGCCCAAAAGCAGGAAATTTATTCATTTAATAAATCAATCGTTATGTGCGCAGAAAACACTCTGTACTACAGAGATGACGACCCTTGGGTTTTACCTTTTGTGGATAAAAATCGCTTCTTCCGTATAGCGGCGATTCTTCAGCACATGCCTATAGGCGCGAGAGATTTCCTAACTACTAAAATCCAAGTCTGCGCCTACGCCCCAGATCTCTAA
- the ppk2 gene encoding polyphosphate kinase 2, with translation MTAIEKSPPVELVVKGEQRIFDIDNPELPEWIDGRALSSGGFPYEKKFSDGDYDSLLEKLQIELVKVQFWLQASGQRVMILFEGRDAAGKGGAINATRSYMNPRSARVVALTKPTETEQGQWYYQRYVTHFPTAGEFVMFDRSWYNRAGVEPVMGFCTPEQSEQFLKQTPRFEKLITGDGIHFFKFWLDIGREMQLKRFHDRRHDPLKIWKLSPMDIAALGKWDDYTKARDRMLKETHSSHAPWTVVRANDKRRARLDIIRHLLTSLDYDGKDKSAIGEMDGKIVGFGPDFLK, from the coding sequence ATGACCGCAATCGAAAAAAGCCCGCCGGTTGAACTCGTCGTGAAAGGCGAGCAGCGGATTTTCGACATCGACAATCCCGAACTTCCCGAGTGGATCGATGGACGCGCCCTGTCCTCAGGCGGATTTCCCTATGAGAAGAAATTCAGCGACGGCGACTACGATTCCTTGCTCGAGAAACTGCAGATCGAACTCGTCAAGGTTCAGTTCTGGCTGCAGGCGAGCGGTCAAAGGGTGATGATCCTCTTCGAGGGGCGCGATGCCGCCGGCAAGGGTGGCGCGATCAACGCGACGCGCTCCTATATGAACCCGCGTTCCGCCCGCGTCGTCGCCCTGACGAAACCGACCGAAACAGAACAGGGGCAGTGGTATTACCAGCGCTACGTCACGCATTTCCCGACGGCCGGAGAGTTCGTGATGTTCGACCGCTCCTGGTATAACCGGGCGGGCGTCGAGCCTGTCATGGGCTTCTGCACCCCGGAGCAATCCGAGCAATTTCTCAAGCAGACACCGCGTTTCGAGAAGCTTATTACTGGAGACGGTATCCATTTTTTCAAGTTCTGGCTGGATATCGGCCGCGAAATGCAGCTGAAGCGCTTCCATGACCGCCGGCACGACCCGTTGAAAATCTGGAAGCTTTCACCGATGGACATTGCGGCGCTTGGCAAGTGGGATGACTATACCAAGGCGCGCGACCGGATGCTGAAGGAAACCCACAGCAGCCACGCGCCCTGGACAGTGGTGCGGGCAAACGACAAGCGGCGTGCGCGGCTCGACATCATCCGCCATCTGCTGACATCGCTGGATTATGACGGCAAGGACAAGTCCGCAATAGGGGAGATGGATGGAAAGATTGTCGGCTTCGGGCCAGACTTCCTTAAATAA
- a CDS encoding biotin transporter BioY → MSGLETAIRQALERSDRTSSENRARIYQSARNALEAGLRKQDVHDPELIAQQRHRLETIIHGIEIEERTALKAVATVEAPDRMAGLRHETTPAPSVELDDAADVVPPREARLDEGSFAGDGLDGLRPDRRDNAQARIPLPEAAPARRDRAKKATVVQPKPRRSRRGRFLSFVMVATTLVAAIGTAAWWVQTSGLLKSDSQRDTSVANPPSTVQSEDFDGSAGLRTLGTQSGFSGDWVEVFTPADTAGIVNGSRVTADNVSDDGGQHLHVTSATADAEGNIKVTVPASVLAQISGKTSTVALSVRSDAGKQTQFSVECDFASLGECGRHRFTVNEEKSDMLFKVTFDRSLAPSGPGYILINSDVTGAANSLDLFALRILPGQ, encoded by the coding sequence GTGAGCGGACTGGAAACGGCCATCAGACAGGCGCTGGAGCGCTCGGACAGGACAAGCTCCGAGAACCGCGCGCGGATTTATCAGTCAGCGCGCAACGCGCTTGAAGCCGGTTTGCGCAAGCAGGATGTTCATGATCCGGAACTCATCGCACAACAGCGTCATCGTCTCGAGACGATTATCCACGGTATCGAGATCGAGGAGCGGACGGCATTGAAGGCTGTCGCTACGGTGGAGGCGCCGGACAGGATGGCTGGCCTCAGGCATGAAACGACGCCGGCTCCATCGGTCGAATTGGATGACGCTGCCGATGTCGTACCGCCACGCGAAGCGCGGTTGGACGAGGGATCGTTTGCCGGCGACGGGCTCGATGGTTTGCGTCCGGATCGTCGTGACAACGCGCAGGCGCGGATACCGCTGCCCGAAGCCGCCCCGGCACGGCGAGACCGGGCGAAAAAGGCCACGGTTGTACAGCCAAAACCTCGCCGGTCGCGGCGCGGCCGCTTCTTGTCCTTTGTCATGGTTGCCACTACGCTGGTCGCAGCCATCGGAACGGCAGCCTGGTGGGTGCAGACGAGCGGTCTCCTGAAGTCCGATTCCCAGCGCGATACAAGCGTCGCCAACCCGCCGTCCACCGTGCAGTCAGAGGATTTCGACGGCAGCGCCGGCCTTCGCACGCTGGGCACGCAATCCGGCTTTTCCGGGGATTGGGTGGAGGTGTTCACGCCGGCCGACACGGCCGGGATCGTCAATGGCAGTCGCGTTACCGCCGACAATGTCAGCGACGATGGCGGTCAGCACCTCCACGTAACCTCGGCTACCGCCGATGCGGAAGGCAATATCAAGGTCACGGTTCCTGCGTCCGTGCTGGCGCAGATTTCCGGCAAGACATCGACGGTAGCGCTCAGCGTGCGTTCGGACGCCGGTAAGCAGACGCAGTTTTCCGTGGAATGCGATTTTGCCTCGCTCGGCGAGTGCGGACGCCATCGCTTTACGGTGAATGAAGAAAAGAGCGACATGCTGTTCAAGGTTACGTTCGATCGTAGCCTGGCGCCCAGCGGCCCAGGCTATATCCTGATCAACAGCGATGTCACGGGCGCCGCAAACAGCCTGGATCTTTTTGCCCTGCGCATCCTGCCGGGACAATGA
- the phoR gene encoding phosphate regulon sensor histidine kinase PhoR, giving the protein MLNESETVWGQLWARAKVEKWLVFLSMAAAVALVLSGLHALAVLLFWLVWMAALFNRSVHPAPPPVAELPAVVKEVDFSTLAAAFNALDTPIMVIAPDETVVLQNQAAEKAFGTIPPNTDLSARVRSPSILDMVREAIATGKANQIEHSERFPSEAVYIVRVSPAEIAVPEMRRLYIVSYRDISQARRIDRMRSDFVANASHELRTPLASLRGFIETLQGPARNDMKAHERFLAIMHEQATRMSRLIDDLLSLSRLELKSHIAPDEAIDLAPLLGHVRDSLMPLAEDVGVEISLILPDVPVIVQGDRDELTEVFENLIENACKYGQEGKKVEVVLSSSGSVTEVAIRDYGPGIPAEHVPRITERFYRVNVEASRSKKGTGLGLAIVKHILTRHRARLLVQSEVGKGTVFTVRF; this is encoded by the coding sequence ATTTTGAACGAATCAGAAACAGTCTGGGGACAGCTTTGGGCCAGGGCAAAGGTAGAAAAATGGCTCGTCTTCCTTTCCATGGCCGCCGCTGTGGCGCTCGTCCTGTCTGGATTGCATGCGCTCGCCGTGCTGTTGTTCTGGCTGGTGTGGATGGCGGCGCTGTTCAACCGCTCGGTTCATCCGGCCCCGCCTCCCGTTGCCGAACTGCCCGCCGTGGTGAAGGAGGTAGACTTCAGCACACTCGCTGCCGCTTTCAATGCGCTCGACACGCCCATAATGGTGATCGCGCCGGATGAAACCGTCGTGTTGCAAAACCAGGCTGCCGAAAAGGCCTTTGGCACGATTCCACCCAATACGGATCTCTCTGCCCGCGTAAGATCGCCCAGCATTCTCGATATGGTACGCGAGGCGATCGCAACGGGCAAAGCCAATCAGATAGAGCATTCCGAACGCTTTCCCTCGGAGGCGGTCTATATCGTGCGGGTATCGCCAGCCGAGATCGCCGTTCCGGAGATGAGGCGGCTTTACATCGTGTCCTACCGGGACATCTCCCAGGCAAGGCGGATAGACCGGATGCGGTCCGATTTCGTTGCGAATGCCAGCCATGAATTGAGAACGCCACTGGCCTCGCTGCGCGGCTTCATCGAAACCCTGCAAGGCCCGGCGCGGAACGATATGAAGGCGCATGAAAGATTTCTCGCCATCATGCACGAACAGGCAACGCGGATGAGCCGCCTGATCGATGATCTTCTGTCCTTGTCGCGACTGGAACTCAAATCCCATATCGCGCCGGATGAAGCGATCGATCTTGCGCCGTTGCTCGGCCACGTCCGGGATTCCCTCATGCCCCTTGCCGAGGATGTGGGCGTCGAGATTTCTCTTATCCTCCCTGACGTGCCGGTCATCGTTCAAGGCGACCGCGATGAACTGACGGAAGTTTTCGAGAATCTGATCGAAAATGCCTGCAAATATGGCCAGGAAGGAAAAAAGGTCGAGGTCGTGCTTTCCAGCAGCGGCAGCGTGACCGAGGTGGCCATACGCGATTACGGCCCTGGCATCCCTGCCGAGCATGTGCCCCGCATTACCGAACGTTTCTATAGGGTTAACGTGGAAGCAAGCCGGTCCAAAAAAGGCACGGGGCTGGGGCTTGCCATTGTCAAGCATATCCTGACCCGGCATCGTGCGCGTTTGCTCGTTCAGTCCGAGGTCGGCAAAGGCACCGTCTTTACCGTGAGATTTTGA